Part of the Paenibacillus sp. JNUCC32 genome is shown below.
AGCGCTGCCGAATGCTTCTGAATCCCTGTCGACCAGCGGTGCCACCCGTTTAAGGTAAAAGGGGCTCCGAAAGCGGCGTTGCTATTTTTGGACTTGAATATCAGGCTGGAGTGCTCCTGCAGCAATTTACGCAGATCGGCACTGCTTCGGGCCGTCAGATTGCTTGAGGTCAGCCACAGCAGATTATCGTAAGGATCCCGGGCATCGCCGGCTGCAATGGTTGGCGCTCCGGCAATCCAGCGAGCGGATGAAGTTACCAATCCCTTGCTTGCCGCCGGCATCGAAGCCGATGCCGGCTTGACCGCCGTCGTTGTCTGCTTGAGTTCTTCCGGAAGGACTTCGCTATTCAGTGCACTGATATAAACCGGCTTCTTGCCGGGAAGCTGAACCTGCCAGACAGGGGATACGTCATACAGCTTGCGCACGCTGCTTCCCTTCGGCAAAGATCCGCCGGCCTTCAGAAATCCCTCGGCCGCAAGCCGTTCATTCAGCGGTGCTTGACTGTAGGGAAGGGTGGAGCCGATCCCGTATTCGCTCAAGATATATCCACCGTCTTCTCCTGCGCTGATAATCATGTAGCCCTGAGGCAGTCCCTGATCGGAAATCGTGACCAGCCAGCCGTGGGTGCCCGGACCAAGTGGGGTGAATTCCAGCTCTGCTCCGTCCCAGGCAGTAAATGGCGCATGCACCGATAGTTGATCCACGGTCTGTTCTGCAAAGTCTACCAAACTTTCCGGTACTTGAGCCCGGGCGCTGCTGTAGGCGAGGCTGGATGCAGACTGGACTGCAAGCAGAGCGTCTGCCGCACGGACGGCGCTCGCAGGATTGGGGGTGTCTGCTTCACGAGCCGCAGCCATGCCTGCCTGCGGGTGGGTCGTGCTGAACCACAGGAGTGCCGTTACGATGACGGAGGCAGACCACCTTCGATATTGGATAAAGCGTTTGTTGTCGATTGATTTAGGTTTGCGCTTGTTGTCCTTGTCATCCTGGTAATGGGGTTCCATGTTCCACAGCTTCAAATCGCTAACCGCCTTTCCTTGGCCCTTACGCGCCATGGATGTGATGGAATCATCATATCGGACAAGCTCTGCAAAGGCTGTTGCAAGCTGTCGCGGCAGGGGAAGGGAGAATGGTTCTTTTTTTGCCTGCTTTTGTAGAGAGGCGTCATGAAGTCGCGCCCACGGGCGAACACAGATGAAACAGACCGCAGGTTATGGCGGACAGGCTCACTTTCGGCTCGTACTGCCACTGCATTTCCGACCGGCGGTTCTTGTACTGCTCCTCGATTTGCGCCTTTTTCTCTTCGTCCTGCTCTTTGAGCAAATCCTCGTAGTAGCCGTCGATGACCATCAGCTCGTCTTCGAGGCGTTCCTTAGCTTTCGCCGCCCAATCGTAATCCAGCTTGCTCAGTTTGTTGATCAGATGATTCTCCAGGGCAGCTACGGCCTGCTCAAGGGTGAGAGCCGCCGGTCTGACGTGAACGCTCTCGGGCAGGCGTGGAGTCAATTCGCGCCCATGCAGAATGGCGGGGAAGTCTTCGGTAATCGCGCGGCTGGACAGCGAGATTCCGAGAAAAAACAATTCCTCGCGCTTCAGATCGCAGCTGAACTCCACCTTGAAGCAGACGCCCAGCCACTGCTCATAAGGCGTGGAACGGCCCCTGGGACGCGGTTCGGCATCCCGCTGCTGGAACAGATACACGCATTTGCCCTCTTCGCGGGAGGCATTCCAAATCTGGGCGAGCCGGCTGCTGCCGTAGCCGATATTCTCCCGCTGAATCCGGCCTGGCCCCAAGATCGGCAGCACCGGGGCGTTCCCGTAATAGCGCGCCAGCAGCGGATCCTGCGCAGGTGCGTTGAGCTGGGTTTTGGCTTTGGCTTCTTCCGCCTTGGCGAGCCGTTCGTCGTATTTTTCCGGATCAAACACGAAGTTGAACGACAGCGTTTCGGCGGGAGCCCCGGTACGTTCCACGAACCCCCAGTAATAGGGGCGGTTGGTGAGCATTTTGTCGGCCTGCGGCGACAGTTTCACGGTGACATGCTCGGGCGATTTTTCGATGACGGTGCATTCGGTGGCTTCCAAATAGGCCATGAAGTGCTGCTGCACCTCCTGCGGCGTCATGGTCATATTAGGCTTCTTCCTCTCTGAGAGTTTCTTCGGCCGTGCTTTCCAGCTCGACGTCCTGCTTGATATGGTGAATGGAGTCGCCCAATGTGCTGATGCGCTGGCGGATTTCATCATCATTGCCGGACTCCAGCATGATTTTGTACAGGCTCTTCTCGATCGATTCCTTCTTCTCGAAGCGCTCCAGGATAACGTCAAGCCCGCCGATGACCATCTCGAACATATTGATCTTCTCGTGCAGCAGGTTCAGGATATGCTCCTCGATGGTTCCCGAAGTCGACAGGTTGTAGATCTTCACGTCATTGGTCTGGCCTAGACGGTGCACGCGTCCGATCCGCTGCTCGACCCGCATCGGATTCCAGGGCAGGTCAAAATTGATCATATGGTGGCAGAATTGCAGGTTGATGCCTTCGCCGCCGGCTTCCGTCGCGATCATGACCTGCGCCTTGCCGCGGAAAAGGTCCATCATCCAGTCCTTCTTCCCGCGGTTCATGCCGCCCCGGTATGGGACGGAGACCAGCCCGTGATCGCGGAAATAATTGAGCAAGTATTCCTGCGTGGCCCGATATTCCGTGAACACGATGACCTTCTCGTTCATTTGCTGAATGAGCTCGATGGCTTTTTCCGCCTTGGTGTTTGCTTTGATGGCCTTGATGAGATAGACCAGCTCCCAAATTTTATCGCGCAACGGAGAGTCCTCCGGCAGCTTCTTGGACAGATTAACAAGGGTCACGAAGACGGCATCCCGGCTGCTGCATACTTCCCGCTGCAGGGTGACGAGCGACAGCATACTGCTTAAATTTCCCCCAGCTGCCTGATACTGATCTTTGACGAAGGACGTAACGCCGTCGTATAATGACTGTTCTTCAGGCGAAAGGCTGAGTCCCACGTTGCGGACGGACCGCTTCGTGAACTTCACTTCGCCTTCGCCCCGACGGTTGCGGATCATGACCTTGGACAGCTCATCCTTGAGCTGGTCTTGGTTCTTCGGTCTTCGTTTATCCACGACAAAATTTGCGGCAAACTGTCCCTGGCCGCCAAGCTGGCCCGGTTTCAGCAGCGTGATGAGATTGAAGAGCTCGCTGAGGTCGTTCTGCACCGGCGTGGCGGTGAGCAGGAGACAGTATTTTTTGCGCAGCTTTTGGATGAATTGATAATTGGATGTTTTCTTGTTCTTGAGCTTGTGGGCTTCATCGATGATGAGCATGTCGTATTCCTGGTTCAGCAAAATCTCCTGATGCGGATCGCGCTTGGCCGTATCCATGGAGGCGACAACGATGTCATTGCCCCAGGAGTACGCTTTTTTCTGCGCGACCGCGGGAATGCCGAACTTGGAGTTCAGCTCGCGGACCCATTGGAGAACCAGGGAAGCAGGTACGAGAATCAGCACTTTGGATACCAGTCCGCGCACGATGTATTCTTTTAAAATAAGACCGGCTTCAATCGTCTTGCCAAGTCCCACCTCATCCGCCAAAATGGCTCTGCCCGACATCTCGAACAAAACGCGTCTTGCGGTATCGGTCTGATGGGGGAGCGGGGATAAACCGCCAAGGTGCTTGAGGCACTGCAGTTCTTCAAAGCTTGTAACGAGGCGCGATTTCTCGCCCTCAACGGCAAGCTGGGCCAGACGATAGTCACCCCAAGGGCCTCCTTTGTCCAGTCGGCCAGAGAGATCGTCAAACCAAGAACGGTCGATCTGCAATGGAACGGGAAGGCGCGGGTCGAAAATCATGCCTGAGTCGGCAGATGGCTGTTGGTTCATGTCGATCTCCTCCTGTGATGAAAGATTCCGGGCCAACGGTGTATATGTAGTATGGACGAAAAAAGAAGTCTTCATAACCTTGCACGGATTCGGGAGCCGCGGAATACCCTATAGAGCGCACGGCTGCTGGAATTGGATATTTTCATCCTTTTTTTCATAGGGATCAGCGAAAAAGAGAGCGAGAGGAAGAAAGCGGAAGCTTGCGCGCGGGAGCTTGGAACTGTCGGCTTAATTTTCACATTATCGGCATAGTTAACCTATATATAGTGTAGTATAATGAATAAATAGCACTATATGTGGTGTATATAGTGGTTTTGGATGTTTGACCGGCTACATAACAGGTTATGTTGTTGGTGAGCACATACTTGGGAATCTTTTAAATTTTATATCTTATATAGGAGGTAGTTGCACTTGAGTACGATGCAGAATCAGCGGCTGGAAGGTTTAAGCGAGAAGATCTTTTTGGACCGGTATGCCTGGAAGGATGCGGACACCAACAACGCCAAGGTCGGCGACGTGGTGCTCGTGCTGACGAAGGATGATCCTAAATTTCCGACCAAGGAAGTTGGCGAAATCGTGAAACGCGAAGGCCGCAAGGTCACCGTGAAGACACGGAAGGGCGAGCTTGTGGAGTCGGATGTGGAGAAGCTGACGTTAACCATCGAGAAAACGCCGGAAGAAATGTGGGATCGTCTCGCGGCAGCCATGTCATCGGTTGAGGCAACGCCGGAACTGCAGGAAGAGTGGCGCGGGAAGTTCCGCGAGATTCTGGATGATTGGAAGCTGGTGCCGGGCGGACGGATTGCGGCCGGAGCGGGTGCAAGCGATGAATTGACGCTGTTCAACTGTTACGTCATTCCTTCCCCGAAGGACAGTCGGGGCGGCATCATGGAAACCCTGAGCGAGATGACCGAGATTATGGCGCGCGGCGGCGGTGTCGGCATCAACTTGTCTTCCCTTCGTCCTCGGCGCGCGATCGTTAGAGGCGTGAACGGCTCCTCCAGCGGTGCGGTATCGTGGGGCGGATTGTTCAGTTATACGACAGGCCTGATCGAGCAGGGCGGAAGCCGCCGCGGCGCGCTCATGCTGATGATGAACGATTGGCACCCGGACGTGGAGGATTTCATTACGGTGAAGCAGACGATGGGACAAGTCACGAACGCGAACCTGTCGGTATGCGTCAGCAACGCTTTCATGAAAGCCGTGAAGGAAGACCTGGACTGGGAGCTCGTGTTCCCGGATACCACCGATCCCGATTACGATGAGCTGTGGGACGGCGATTTGGATAAATGGAAGAAAGCCGGACGCAGCGTCATTCCATATAAAACGGTTAAAGCACGCGAGGTATGGCACACCATTATCGAATCCGCATGGAAATCGGCAGAGCCGGGCGTGGTCTTCATGGAATACTACAACCAGATGTCCAACAGCTGGTATTTCAACCCGATCATCTGTACCAACCCTTGCGGCGAGCAGGGACTTCCGGGCTGGGGCGTATGCAACCTGTCCGCGATGAACCTGTCGAAGTTCTACGATGAAGCGAATCATGACGTTGCATGGGATGAGCTGGCTACGACGACGCGTTACTCCGTGCGTTTCCTGGATAATGTCATCGACCGGACGCCTTACCATTTTGAAGAAAACGAATTGAACCAGAAAAAAGAGCGCCGCGTAGGCCTCGGAACAATGGGTCTGGCCGAGCTGATGATCAAGCTGAACATCCGTTACGGCAGCCCGGAATCGCTGGAGTTCCTGGATAAGCTGTATGGCTTCATCGCGCGCGAAGCGTATCTTGCATCCGCGGATATTGCCGAGGAGAAGGGCTCGTTCCAGGCATTCGATGCCGAACTGTATCTCCAAAGCGGCTTCATGAAAAATATGGCCGAGGTGTATCCGGAAGTTGCCGAAGCGGTCCGCAAAAAAGGCGCCCGCAACGTTACCGTCATTACCCAAGCGCCGACGGGAAGCACGGGTACGATGGTTGGAACTTCGACGGGCATCGAGCCGTACTTTGCCTTCAAATACTTCCGTCAAAGCCGTCTCGGCTTCGACGAGCAGTTCGTGCCGATTGCTCAGGATTGGCTGGACAGCCATCCGGGCGAAGAGCTTCCGGACTATTACGTCACCGCGATGAGTCTCTCCGCCGAGGATCACATTCGCGTGCAGGCGGCGATTCAGCGCTGGGTGGACAGCTCCATCTCGAAGACGGCGAACTGTCCGTCCGACTTCACGGTTGAAGATACGAAACGCCTGTATGAGCTGGCATTCGATCTGGGATGCAAAGGCGTAACGATCTACCGCGACGGCAGCCGCGACGTGCAGGTCCTGCAGACGGAGAAAAAAGAAGACAAAGCCGCCGAAGCGACAACAGCTTCTACCGCGGAAGCGGCGCTGGAGCAAAGTGCGGCAGGCCAAGCCGCTGAGGAAACGGCGAGCGTGGAGCCGGCTGCTGCAAGCATGGCCGTGACAGCCTCGCCGAGCAAGAGCGGACTGGATAAACAATACAAGAAGCGTCCGCAAGTGCTGCGCGGCGCAACCTATAAAATGAACACGCCGTTCGGCATGGCGTACATCACGATCAATGATCTGGACGGCATTCCAAGCGAAATCTTCCTGAACGTCGGCAAAGCCGGATCGGATGTGTTCGCGATGGCGGAAGCCCTGGGCCGCGTATGCTCCCTGTTCCTCCGTTACGGAGACCACGGCAACAAGGTGGAGCTGCTGATCAAGCACCTCAAAGGCATCGGCGGCACCGGCGCGATCGGCTTCGGCGCGAACCGCGTCGAGTCCATCGCCGACGCCGTGGCGAAGGCGCTCGAGACGCACGTGGCCAACAACGCCGAGGCGGATCATGACCATGATCCGGCACCGGTCGCAGCCACGATGGCGCCTACCGATGCAGGCGAAGGCGGGGCAACGGCAGCCGCGGGCCACGGCGGACATGGCGCGCACGCAGGCGGCAGCATGTCGCTGGATCTGTGCCCGTCCTGCGGCGGGGCATCCTTGATTAACATCGAGGGATGCAAGACGTGCGGGAACTGCGGGTATAGTAAGTGCTCTTAAGGAAGTCTTAGGGAAGAGCTCCCTCCAAAATTTGATTTTCCCGCGCAAGCTAACGAATATGAGAGATCAATAAATAAACAGCGGCAGTCAGGACATGATTTTCTCGTCCATGGCTGCCGCTGTTTCCATGATTAGAGCATGGAATAAAACGCTTACGCCATTCGTAACGTATATATTAAACATATTGAATGAAATGTGGTGATTCGGTTGAGCTCTACGGAAAGAATGCCTTTGTATCAGAGGGTTCAAGAGTATATACGCGACTTGATATCGTCGCAGGTACTGAAGGTTGGAGATCGTATACCTACGGAAAAGGAACTCATGGAGCGTTTTGGAGTAAGCAAGATTACGGTCGTTAATGCCCTGGCCGGCTTGGTTAACGAAAAAATCATAACCAGGGTGCCCGGAAAGGGGACTTTTGTAAGCGAGCCCGAATCTCAAATGCCGGCCACTCCTCCTATAAGTACCGTAAAACCTGTCCATAAGACTAGCGGAGAAATGGGGACGCGGTTGATCGGGCTCATTATGCCCAGCATTTATGATTATTTTACGATTCGACTTATACAAGGTATTCAGCAAGCGCTGAAAGAGAACGATTACCGCTGCGTTATCTATTTATCAGAGGGCGATATTGATAAGGAAAAAGAGGCGATCCAGACATGCAGTAACATCGGAGTGGAGGGATTGCTGATTTTCCCGGTGGACGAGGAATTATTCAACGAGGAAATATTAAGCATGAAATTTGCGGGGTTTCCGTTTGTTCTCATCGACCGTTACCTTCCCGGGGTGGAAACTCACTATATCGCATCGGACGGCAGGCTTGGCGTTAACATGGCTGTCAATTACCTGTGGGAACTGGGGCATCGTGAAATCGCCATCTGCTCCGATTCGCCCATACAAACCGTAACCGTTCAAGAACGGATCGATGGATATATGAATGCCTTCAAGGAAAAGGGAGCACTCATTAACCCTGCCCATATCGTAACCGGTTTTGAAATCGGAAGCCTTGAGCAAGCTGAAACCCATCCATTGTACCGCTATATCAAAAATCGGATGGCAACGGCTTATATTACGCTTAATGGAATTCTTGGAGTAAAAATCTATCAGATTGCGCGTCAAGCCGGATTGAAGGTGCCTGAGGACATATCCATCATCAGTTTTGACGATCCGACTTCCATCATCGAAGGATATAGCACGTTCACGCACGTTAAACAGTTTGAACGAGACATGGGCTACCGTGCAGCTTACACGCTGCTTGAGGTGATTAACAGTGATGACGGACAAGACGGAAAATACTTTAAAACCCTAGTGGAGCCGGAATTGGTCATTGGCGAGACGACGGGAAAAAACGTTTCATCCACTTTCTGATACCAACACCCGCTTCTTCCTATATATGCAACCTAATAACGAGTCCGATGCGCTTTCTATTCGAGCCTGACAATGCAAGCGATGGCTGCGCGGACTCTTTTACTAGGTCGGCCATAACTTCCTCTCATGAAATCCTCCCCCCATAATAGTTTCCCAAAATCAAATCAATAAAGAAATCCAGCAGAAGCTCATCAAACCCTACACAGGTCGCTACATCTCAGAATATTACTTTTTATCAGACCATTTCATAAGGATATATTGAATATAATGTATCCTTGCCAAGGAATAAAAACACCTGAAAAGAAGGTTGGGGATAGGGGCTTTTGCCCCGTTTATCTATAACTTAAGGTTACTTTTTAACCAAATGAGGAAATTGTGGAATGATTCCTACACCATATTGAATATATTTAAACTATAAAATTGAAACCGCTTGCAATGGAGGAGGGGGAGACAGTCGCTATATACCGTACGACGAAGATGTAGGAGGTGTTCGGAGAATGGTACCAAAGGGTGCTCTTATCCCTGGATTGGAGCAATTAAAAAAGAATAAGAAACTAACTAGAATATGGTATTTCAGGCACATATACTTATTTTTGCTTCCTGCTATCATCTGGTTCCTGGTGTTTGCTTACTATCCGATGTACGGCATTATCATCGCATTCAAAGATTACAAATTCAATTTGGGGATATTGGGGAGTCCGTGGGCGGGCTTTAAATATTTCGAGCAGTTTTTAAACGATTCCAGTTTTTACGATGTGCTCCGAAATACGTTATCTATCAGCGCCCTTAAGCTTATTTTCGGATTTCCAGCTCCCTTGATCCTAGCCTTAATGCTCAATGCCGTCATGCACAAAAAAATCAAAAGAGTGTTTCAAACGATTTCCTATCTGCCGCACTTCGTTTCATGGGTCGTTGTCGTTACCTTGCTTCAAAAAATCCTGTCTCCGAACGTAGGACTTATCAATGACATTAGGTACCAAATGGGTTTGGATCCCATCTTTTTTATGGGAAAGCCGGAATTATTCTATCCATTGGTCCTCATATCCGACATCTGGAAAGGCGTAGGCTGGGGTTCGATCATTTATTTAGCCGCGTTAACGAATATCGATCCACATTTGTATGAAGCTGCGGAAATCGACGGGGCTGGAAGGTGGAGCAAACTATTCAAGATCACGCTTCCATGTCTTACGCCAACGATCGCCATATTGCTTATTTTCTCACTCAGCGGAATACTGAACGCGGGTTTTGACCAAATCTGGCTGATGCAGTCCCCGGCAACCTTAAGCGTCTCGGAGATCTTGGACACTTATGTCTTGAAAACAGGCCTCCAACAGGGGCAATTAGCATATTCCACGGCCATCGGTTTATTCAAATCTGCGATCTCGCTGCTGCTCATCG
Proteins encoded:
- a CDS encoding ABC transporter permease; amino-acid sequence: MVPKGALIPGLEQLKKNKKLTRIWYFRHIYLFLLPAIIWFLVFAYYPMYGIIIAFKDYKFNLGILGSPWAGFKYFEQFLNDSSFYDVLRNTLSISALKLIFGFPAPLILALMLNAVMHKKIKRVFQTISYLPHFVSWVVVVTLLQKILSPNVGLINDIRYQMGLDPIFFMGKPELFYPLVLISDIWKGVGWGSIIYLAALTNIDPHLYEAAEIDGAGRWSKLFKITLPCLTPTIAILLIFSLSGILNAGFDQIWLMQSPATLSVSEILDTYVLKTGLQQGQLAYSTAIGLFKSAISLLLIVAVNNISRRVSNVSLW
- a CDS encoding adenosylcobalamin-dependent ribonucleoside-diphosphate reductase, with product MQNQRLEGLSEKIFLDRYAWKDADTNNAKVGDVVLVLTKDDPKFPTKEVGEIVKREGRKVTVKTRKGELVESDVEKLTLTIEKTPEEMWDRLAAAMSSVEATPELQEEWRGKFREILDDWKLVPGGRIAAGAGASDELTLFNCYVIPSPKDSRGGIMETLSEMTEIMARGGGVGINLSSLRPRRAIVRGVNGSSSGAVSWGGLFSYTTGLIEQGGSRRGALMLMMNDWHPDVEDFITVKQTMGQVTNANLSVCVSNAFMKAVKEDLDWELVFPDTTDPDYDELWDGDLDKWKKAGRSVIPYKTVKAREVWHTIIESAWKSAEPGVVFMEYYNQMSNSWYFNPIICTNPCGEQGLPGWGVCNLSAMNLSKFYDEANHDVAWDELATTTRYSVRFLDNVIDRTPYHFEENELNQKKERRVGLGTMGLAELMIKLNIRYGSPESLEFLDKLYGFIAREAYLASADIAEEKGSFQAFDAELYLQSGFMKNMAEVYPEVAEAVRKKGARNVTVITQAPTGSTGTMVGTSTGIEPYFAFKYFRQSRLGFDEQFVPIAQDWLDSHPGEELPDYYVTAMSLSAEDHIRVQAAIQRWVDSSISKTANCPSDFTVEDTKRLYELAFDLGCKGVTIYRDGSRDVQVLQTEKKEDKAAEATTASTAEAALEQSAAGQAAEETASVEPAAASMAVTASPSKSGLDKQYKKRPQVLRGATYKMNTPFGMAYITINDLDGIPSEIFLNVGKAGSDVFAMAEALGRVCSLFLRYGDHGNKVELLIKHLKGIGGTGAIGFGANRVESIADAVAKALETHVANNAEADHDHDPAPVAATMAPTDAGEGGATAAAGHGGHGAHAGGSMSLDLCPSCGGASLINIEGCKTCGNCGYSKCS
- a CDS encoding DEAD/DEAH box helicase encodes the protein MNQQPSADSGMIFDPRLPVPLQIDRSWFDDLSGRLDKGGPWGDYRLAQLAVEGEKSRLVTSFEELQCLKHLGGLSPLPHQTDTARRVLFEMSGRAILADEVGLGKTIEAGLILKEYIVRGLVSKVLILVPASLVLQWVRELNSKFGIPAVAQKKAYSWGNDIVVASMDTAKRDPHQEILLNQEYDMLIIDEAHKLKNKKTSNYQFIQKLRKKYCLLLTATPVQNDLSELFNLITLLKPGQLGGQGQFAANFVVDKRRPKNQDQLKDELSKVMIRNRRGEGEVKFTKRSVRNVGLSLSPEEQSLYDGVTSFVKDQYQAAGGNLSSMLSLVTLQREVCSSRDAVFVTLVNLSKKLPEDSPLRDKIWELVYLIKAIKANTKAEKAIELIQQMNEKVIVFTEYRATQEYLLNYFRDHGLVSVPYRGGMNRGKKDWMMDLFRGKAQVMIATEAGGEGINLQFCHHMINFDLPWNPMRVEQRIGRVHRLGQTNDVKIYNLSTSGTIEEHILNLLHEKINMFEMVIGGLDVILERFEKKESIEKSLYKIMLESGNDDEIRQRISTLGDSIHHIKQDVELESTAEETLREEEA
- a CDS encoding GntR family transcriptional regulator — encoded protein: MPLYQRVQEYIRDLISSQVLKVGDRIPTEKELMERFGVSKITVVNALAGLVNEKIITRVPGKGTFVSEPESQMPATPPISTVKPVHKTSGEMGTRLIGLIMPSIYDYFTIRLIQGIQQALKENDYRCVIYLSEGDIDKEKEAIQTCSNIGVEGLLIFPVDEELFNEEILSMKFAGFPFVLIDRYLPGVETHYIASDGRLGVNMAVNYLWELGHREIAICSDSPIQTVTVQERIDGYMNAFKEKGALINPAHIVTGFEIGSLEQAETHPLYRYIKNRMATAYITLNGILGVKIYQIARQAGLKVPEDISIISFDDPTSIIEGYSTFTHVKQFERDMGYRAAYTLLEVINSDDGQDGKYFKTLVEPELVIGETTGKNVSSTF
- a CDS encoding YqhG family protein — translated: MTMTPQEVQQHFMAYLEATECTVIEKSPEHVTVKLSPQADKMLTNRPYYWGFVERTGAPAETLSFNFVFDPEKYDERLAKAEEAKAKTQLNAPAQDPLLARYYGNAPVLPILGPGRIQRENIGYGSSRLAQIWNASREEGKCVYLFQQRDAEPRPRGRSTPYEQWLGVCFKVEFSCDLKREELFFLGISLSSRAITEDFPAILHGRELTPRLPESVHVRPAALTLEQAVAALENHLINKLSKLDYDWAAKAKERLEDELMVIDGYYEDLLKEQDEEKKAQIEEQYKNRRSEMQWQYEPKVSLSAITCGLFHLCSPVGATS